The following proteins are co-located in the Chloroflexia bacterium SDU3-3 genome:
- a CDS encoding YihY/virulence factor BrkB family protein — MDVKRLFGVFKDAFAEWNEDKVPRLAAALAYFTVFSIAPLLLITMTLVSFFYASANEQIRDQLGTVIPGGGEALGQLLDSADRSGSTGIAAVIGIVTLLFGASGFFGQLQDALNTIWEVQPKPGQGLMETLKQRFFSFTMVLGSAFLLLVSLVISTALSIVVGYFHDLLPGADFIWPAVSMIVTFVVVTGIFALIFKVIPDAKVAWRDVGVGAAVTALLFMIGQVVLNIYLSNQSNAYGTVGSLIVLLLWVFYSAQILFFGAEFTQVYARTFGAKIEPASNAVSVSEASREKQGMPRTGETSQHPAAEPAPRAVPVAGKPSLGALGTIGLFLVGLALGKGRKRATQGK, encoded by the coding sequence ATGGATGTGAAACGACTGTTTGGCGTCTTCAAGGATGCCTTTGCCGAGTGGAATGAGGACAAGGTACCGCGTCTCGCCGCCGCGCTGGCCTACTTCACGGTGTTCTCGATCGCGCCGCTGCTCCTGATCACGATGACGCTGGTGAGCTTCTTCTACGCCAGTGCCAACGAGCAGATCCGCGATCAGCTGGGCACGGTGATCCCGGGCGGCGGCGAGGCCCTCGGCCAGCTGCTCGACAGCGCCGACCGCTCGGGCAGCACGGGCATCGCGGCGGTGATCGGCATCGTCACGCTGCTGTTTGGCGCAAGCGGCTTCTTCGGGCAGCTTCAGGATGCGCTTAACACCATCTGGGAAGTGCAGCCCAAGCCGGGCCAGGGGCTGATGGAGACGCTCAAGCAGCGTTTTTTCTCGTTCACCATGGTGCTGGGCAGCGCCTTCCTGCTGCTGGTGTCGCTGGTGATCTCCACCGCGCTCTCAATCGTCGTGGGCTACTTCCACGACCTGCTGCCAGGGGCTGACTTTATCTGGCCTGCAGTGAGCATGATCGTCACCTTTGTGGTGGTGACGGGTATCTTCGCCCTGATCTTCAAGGTGATCCCGGATGCGAAGGTGGCGTGGCGCGATGTCGGCGTTGGCGCGGCGGTCACGGCCCTGCTGTTTATGATCGGCCAGGTCGTGCTCAACATCTACCTCTCCAACCAGAGCAACGCCTACGGCACGGTGGGGTCGCTGATCGTGCTGCTGCTGTGGGTGTTCTACTCGGCACAGATCTTGTTCTTTGGGGCGGAGTTCACGCAGGTCTACGCGCGCACGTTTGGCGCGAAGATCGAGCCTGCCTCGAATGCGGTCTCGGTGAGCGAGGCCTCGCGCGAGAAGCAGGGTATGCCGCGCACCGGCGAGACGAGCCAGCACCCGGCGGCGGAGCCAGCGCCGCGCGCGGTGCCGGTGGCAGGCAAGCCCAGCCTCGGCGCGCTGGGCACGATCGGCCTGTTTCTAGTGGGGCTGGCCCTGGGCAAGGGCCGCAAGCGGGCCACACAGGGCAAGTAG
- the gltB gene encoding glutamate synthase large subunit translates to MSGNELQPRGLYDPQFERDACGIGFVARLSAAPSHEIVQMALTAVGNMAHRGGVDADGKTGDGAGILTQIPRKLFARELARLGISYPIEDLAVGMLFMPQDDVRRAQATQIIKQALAEYDLELLGIREVPVNSDALGERARKLQPVMQQALIGRRTVAGSPLPSIAPEVYERALYLTRRTAEALARQQGLDDFYIPSLSCRTIIYKGMLISPLLPEFFLDLADPDYETALALYHQRYSTNTFPAWSIAQPFHMVSHNGEINTLHGNITWMRARASEWRRGDGPWVNGERRPTTENMKSAALAGGPPLASYVARLGPVLNLKASDSAMLDNTLELLVMGGRDIRHALTMLVPEAWERVHDMDPEWRAFYQYHSGLMEPWDGPAALCFSDGEVVGLALDRNGLRPARYLVTDDGLVVVGSEVGVVPVDEASIIRKGKVGPGQMIAADLRTGKFETNAEIKTRLARQQPYAKWLANQSQVLAPAGAPIVSYDEELETSSSKGAKSPLLGELQHAFGYTSEELAVVLRPMARDGQEPIGSMGDDTPPAVFSDRNRLLYFYFKQRFAEVTNPPIDPLREDLVMSLSCALGRRGNLLEETPDHAHLLHLHSPILTDEHLAMIRAHQDPVFASITLQATFPAAEGADAMQAAIDRLCIESEAAVAANKAILIISDRTVNEENAPIPALLAFGAVHQHLIRLGLRTSVSLIVESGEPREVHHLATLVGLGAEAVNPYVAMATVRALAVEREEVKGKAREEAKEARPAKELADEAESNFIHALEKGLLKVMSKMGIATVDSYCGAQVFETLGLAQEILDRCFRDVPGRLGGISFRNIGASVLARHDEAFANRLPHVAARTQLTHPGFYKFKKDGEYHAFSPAVVHALQKAATSGEYADYKAYSNLVHSRQPMELRDLLDFTSEALSRGIAVDEVEPIEAIMRRFSTAAMSLGSTSHEAHGNLAIAMNRIGAMSNSGEGGEDPDRFGTEADSGVKQVASGRFGVTPAYLSHAKELQIKMAQGSKPGEGGQLPGHKVTEEIARYRHTTPGIQLISPPPHHDIYSIEDLAQLIYDLKQVNPNAAISVKLVAEAGVGTVAAGVAKGGADVVLVSGNSGGTGASPLSSIKNAGVNMELGLAEAHQTLVINGLRGRVRLRADAGLKTGRDVVLAAILGADEFSFGTAALIAEGCIMARACHNNTCPVGIATQRPELRAKFPGTPRMVVNFFANIAEEIREILAALGARSLTEVIGRTELLAQIPRSFADSDRLNLSPLLAQVHQPGQPIHNTEPCNGLVSTSTLNEQLVADTFDALEHSTPVDVSYAITNVDRSFGATLSGAIGARYGDAGLPDSTITIRITGSAGQSFGVFNAAGVRMILEGEANDYVGKGMGGGTIVVRPSRAARYAAHENTIIGNTVLYGATGGELFAAGQAGERFGVRNSGAVAVVEGIGDHGCEYMTGGVVLVLGSTGRNFGAGMSGGIAYIYDEAGDFETRCNTDMVERMRLTPQDEENVRALLARHRSLTGSVRAAQLLSGWADVRGSFWAVRPRGMEVVTLPPTLIRIREKALV, encoded by the coding sequence ATGAGTGGAAATGAGCTTCAGCCGCGCGGCCTGTACGATCCGCAGTTCGAGCGCGACGCATGTGGTATCGGGTTCGTCGCACGCCTGTCAGCCGCACCAAGCCACGAGATCGTGCAGATGGCGCTGACCGCCGTCGGCAACATGGCGCACCGCGGCGGCGTGGACGCCGATGGCAAGACGGGCGACGGCGCTGGTATCCTCACCCAGATCCCGCGCAAGCTCTTCGCGCGCGAGCTGGCGCGCCTCGGCATCAGCTACCCGATCGAGGATCTGGCTGTCGGCATGCTGTTCATGCCGCAGGACGACGTACGACGCGCCCAGGCCACCCAGATCATCAAGCAGGCCCTGGCGGAGTACGACCTAGAGCTGCTGGGCATCCGCGAGGTACCGGTCAACTCCGATGCGCTCGGCGAGCGCGCCCGCAAGCTCCAGCCGGTGATGCAGCAGGCCCTGATCGGGCGGCGCACCGTGGCTGGCTCGCCGCTGCCCTCGATCGCCCCCGAGGTCTACGAGCGCGCGCTCTACCTCACGCGGCGCACCGCCGAGGCGCTGGCCCGCCAGCAGGGCCTCGATGACTTCTACATCCCCTCGCTTTCCTGTCGCACCATCATCTATAAGGGCATGCTGATCTCGCCACTGCTGCCCGAGTTCTTCCTCGACCTAGCCGACCCCGACTACGAGACCGCCCTGGCCCTCTACCACCAGCGCTACTCCACCAACACCTTCCCGGCCTGGAGCATCGCCCAGCCCTTCCACATGGTCTCGCACAACGGCGAGATCAACACGCTGCACGGCAACATCACCTGGATGCGCGCCCGCGCGTCGGAGTGGCGGCGCGGCGACGGCCCGTGGGTCAACGGCGAGCGCCGCCCCACCACCGAGAACATGAAGAGCGCGGCCCTCGCCGGTGGCCCGCCCCTAGCATCCTACGTCGCGCGGCTCGGCCCAGTGCTCAACCTGAAGGCCAGCGACTCGGCCATGCTCGACAACACGCTGGAGCTGCTGGTGATGGGCGGGCGCGACATCCGCCATGCCCTGACCATGCTGGTGCCCGAGGCTTGGGAGCGCGTGCACGACATGGACCCCGAGTGGCGCGCGTTCTACCAGTACCACTCGGGCCTGATGGAGCCATGGGACGGCCCCGCCGCCCTGTGCTTCTCGGATGGCGAGGTGGTGGGCCTAGCGCTTGACCGCAACGGCCTGCGCCCGGCGCGCTACCTCGTGACCGATGATGGCCTAGTGGTGGTCGGCTCCGAGGTAGGCGTGGTGCCAGTGGATGAGGCCAGCATCATCAGGAAGGGCAAGGTCGGCCCTGGCCAGATGATCGCCGCCGACCTGCGCACCGGCAAGTTCGAGACCAACGCCGAGATCAAGACCCGCCTAGCCCGCCAGCAGCCCTACGCCAAGTGGCTGGCCAACCAGTCGCAGGTGCTCGCGCCCGCAGGCGCGCCGATTGTCAGCTACGACGAGGAGCTAGAGACCTCGTCCTCCAAGGGCGCGAAGTCGCCGCTGCTGGGCGAGCTGCAGCACGCCTTCGGCTACACATCCGAGGAGCTGGCCGTGGTGCTGCGCCCGATGGCGCGCGATGGCCAGGAGCCGATCGGCTCGATGGGCGACGACACGCCGCCCGCCGTCTTCTCGGATCGCAACCGCCTGCTGTACTTCTACTTCAAGCAGCGCTTCGCCGAGGTGACCAACCCGCCGATCGACCCGCTGCGCGAAGATCTGGTTATGTCGCTCTCGTGCGCGCTGGGCCGCCGTGGCAACCTGCTGGAGGAGACGCCCGACCACGCCCACCTGCTGCATCTGCACAGCCCCATCCTCACCGACGAGCATCTGGCGATGATCCGCGCCCACCAGGACCCGGTGTTCGCCTCGATCACGCTGCAGGCTACCTTCCCCGCCGCCGAGGGCGCGGACGCGATGCAGGCCGCGATCGACCGCCTGTGCATCGAGTCCGAGGCTGCCGTAGCCGCCAACAAGGCCATCCTGATCATCAGCGACCGCACGGTGAACGAGGAGAACGCCCCCATTCCGGCGCTGCTGGCCTTCGGCGCGGTGCACCAGCACCTCATCCGCCTGGGCCTGCGCACCAGCGTCAGCCTGATCGTCGAGAGCGGCGAGCCGCGCGAGGTGCACCACCTGGCCACCCTGGTGGGCCTGGGTGCCGAGGCAGTGAACCCCTACGTGGCTATGGCTACGGTGCGGGCGCTGGCCGTCGAGCGCGAGGAGGTGAAGGGCAAGGCCCGCGAGGAGGCCAAGGAGGCCCGCCCCGCCAAGGAGCTAGCCGACGAGGCCGAGTCGAACTTTATCCACGCCCTTGAGAAGGGTCTGCTGAAGGTGATGTCGAAGATGGGCATCGCCACCGTGGACAGCTACTGCGGCGCGCAGGTGTTCGAGACCCTAGGCCTAGCCCAGGAGATCCTGGACCGCTGCTTCCGCGACGTGCCCGGTCGGCTCGGCGGCATCTCGTTCCGCAACATCGGCGCGAGCGTGCTGGCCCGCCACGACGAGGCCTTCGCCAACCGGCTGCCGCACGTGGCCGCGCGCACCCAGCTGACCCACCCCGGCTTCTACAAGTTCAAGAAGGATGGCGAGTACCACGCCTTCTCGCCCGCCGTGGTGCACGCGCTGCAGAAGGCCGCCACCAGCGGCGAGTACGCCGACTACAAGGCCTACTCCAACCTGGTGCACTCGCGCCAGCCGATGGAGCTGCGCGACCTGCTCGACTTCACCAGCGAGGCGCTGAGCCGGGGCATCGCGGTGGATGAGGTAGAGCCAATCGAGGCGATCATGCGGCGCTTCAGCACGGCGGCTATGTCGCTCGGCTCGACCAGCCACGAGGCGCACGGCAACCTCGCGATCGCCATGAACCGCATCGGCGCAATGTCGAACAGCGGCGAGGGCGGCGAAGACCCCGACCGCTTCGGCACCGAGGCCGACAGCGGGGTGAAGCAGGTGGCCTCGGGCCGCTTCGGCGTGACGCCCGCCTACCTCTCGCACGCCAAGGAGCTGCAGATCAAGATGGCCCAGGGCTCGAAGCCCGGCGAGGGCGGCCAGCTGCCCGGCCACAAGGTCACCGAGGAGATCGCCCGCTACCGCCACACCACGCCGGGCATCCAGCTGATCTCGCCGCCGCCGCACCACGACATCTACAGCATCGAGGATCTGGCCCAGCTGATCTACGACCTCAAGCAGGTCAACCCCAACGCGGCCATCTCGGTGAAGCTGGTGGCCGAGGCAGGTGTGGGCACCGTGGCCGCAGGCGTGGCCAAGGGCGGCGCGGATGTGGTGCTGGTCTCCGGCAACTCGGGCGGCACCGGCGCTTCGCCGCTGTCCTCGATCAAGAACGCTGGCGTGAACATGGAGCTTGGCCTGGCCGAGGCCCACCAGACCCTGGTGATCAACGGGCTGCGCGGGCGCGTGCGGCTGCGCGCCGACGCGGGCCTGAAGACCGGGCGCGACGTGGTGCTGGCCGCCATCCTCGGTGCCGACGAGTTCTCGTTTGGCACAGCGGCGCTGATCGCCGAGGGCTGCATTATGGCCCGCGCCTGCCACAACAACACCTGCCCGGTGGGCATCGCCACCCAGCGCCCCGAGCTGCGGGCCAAGTTCCCCGGAACCCCGCGCATGGTGGTCAACTTCTTCGCCAACATCGCCGAGGAGATCCGCGAGATCCTGGCAGCGCTGGGCGCGCGCAGCCTCACCGAGGTGATCGGGCGCACCGAGCTGCTGGCCCAGATCCCGCGCAGCTTCGCCGACTCCGACCGGCTGAACCTCTCGCCGCTGCTGGCGCAGGTTCACCAGCCCGGCCAGCCCATCCACAACACCGAGCCGTGCAACGGCCTAGTCTCCACATCGACCCTGAACGAGCAGCTGGTGGCCGATACCTTCGACGCGCTGGAGCACAGCACGCCGGTGGACGTGAGCTACGCGATCACCAACGTGGACCGCAGCTTTGGCGCGACGCTCTCGGGCGCGATCGGCGCGCGCTACGGCGACGCGGGTCTGCCCGACAGCACCATCACCATCCGCATCACCGGCAGCGCTGGCCAGAGCTTCGGCGTCTTCAACGCCGCCGGGGTGCGGATGATCCTTGAGGGCGAGGCCAACGACTACGTGGGCAAGGGCATGGGCGGGGGCACCATCGTGGTGCGCCCATCGCGCGCGGCCCGCTACGCCGCGCACGAGAACACCATCATCGGCAACACCGTGCTGTACGGCGCGACCGGCGGCGAGCTGTTCGCGGCAGGCCAGGCCGGCGAGCGCTTCGGGGTGCGCAACTCGGGCGCGGTGGCGGTGGTCGAGGGCATCGGCGACCACGGCTGCGAGTATATGACCGGCGGCGTGGTGCTGGTGCTCGGCTCCACAGGCCGCAACTTCGGCGCGGGTATGTCGGGCGGCATCGCCTACATCTACGACGAGGCTGGCGATTTCGAGACCCGCTGCAACACCGACATGGTCGAGCGCATGCGGCTCACCCCCCAGGATGAGGAGAACGTGCGGGCGCTGCTGGCGCGGCACCGATCGCTCACCGGCAGCGTCCGCGCGGCGCAGCTGCTCTCGGGCTGGGCCGATGTGCGCGGCAGCTTCTGGGCGGTGCGCCCCCGTGGGATGGAGGTGGTGACGCTGCCGCCGACCCTCATCCGCATCCGCGAGAAGGCGCTGGTCTAA